One Weissella coleopterorum DNA segment encodes these proteins:
- a CDS encoding cold-shock protein yields the protein MEQGTVKWFNADKGFGFIERENGGDVFVHFSAIQTDGFKSLDEGQKVNFDVEEGARGLQAVNVTKD from the coding sequence ATGGAACAAGGAACAGTAAAATGGTTTAACGCAGACAAGGGATTTGGATTTATCGAACGCGAAAATGGTGGAGATGTATTCGTACACTTCTCAGCTATCCAAACTGATGGTTTCAAGTCATTGGACGAAGGACAAAAAGTTAACTTTGACGTTGAAGAAGGAGCTCGCGGATTGCAAGCTGTTAACGTTACTAAGGACTAA
- the secG gene encoding preprotein translocase subunit SecG, producing MYNTLLTAMIIVGILIIIAVLMQPSKQQDALSALSGGGGDLFATQKARGFEAVMQRVTTILGAVWFLLGLALVYLSAH from the coding sequence ATGTATAATACATTATTAACGGCAATGATTATTGTCGGAATTTTGATTATTATTGCTGTATTAATGCAGCCATCAAAGCAACAAGACGCTTTGTCGGCCTTGTCAGGTGGTGGCGGAGATTTATTTGCAACCCAAAAAGCACGAGGCTTTGAAGCTGTGATGCAACGTGTTACAACAATCTTGGGAGCAGTTTGGTTCCTTTTGGGGCTGGCTTTGGTATATCTTTCAGCACACTAA
- a CDS encoding cation-translocating P-type ATPase, protein MHDDGIQKPLYQRTTQEVESDLKADIVNGLTGSDAEQRLEEIGPNQLKATKKTTLFQKFLNQFKDFMIVVLLVAALIAGLTGEVADALIILAVVILNAVFGVYQEAKADEAIEALQKMSAPNANVRRDGVIMTLPASELVPGDIVALEAGDVIPADMRLLESASLKIEEAALTGESVPVEKQTRALTGTDLPLGDRTNLAFMNSNVTYGRGLGIITGTGMSTEVGHIAGMLESTEATKTPLQVNLSKLGKSLTYLILIIAVVVFIVGMLRTPETASGNRLVDMLLTAISLAVAAIPEGLPAIVTITLALGTNQLAKKHALMRKLPAVETLGSTQIIGSDKTGTLTQNKMTVEKYYVDQNLIDAPTPVTGSAEQLADLMALNNDTKINTDGDKLGDPTETALITFNESQHRNLKQLFENNPRVAEIPFDSERKLMTTIHPHVDQFMITVKGAPDELLRRTTHRLDHDQTVMMEIADKDAIGAVNVAMAQDALRVLGFAYKLVDEIPTKLESDLVENDLIFVGMIGMIDPERPEVAGAVAEAKKAGIRTLMITGDHKITAEAISRRLGILSSEQGSDAVITGRELDQLDDATFKARVSQYSVYARVAPEHKVRIVKAWQSQGQVVAMTGDGVNDAPALKTADIGVAMGITGTEVSKGAADMVLADDNFATIVNAVEEGRKVFSNIQKSIQYLLSANLGEVLTLFVMTIMGWNILAPVHILWINLVTDTLPAIALGMEPVEPGIMERKPRGRNSDFLSNGLGSTIIYQGLIEGLITLGVYWYAINFPVHASVGAAHADALTMAFATLGLIQLFHAFNTKSIYQSIFTVGVFKNKTFNWAIVIAALALAVTIVMPGLNDIFHVTHLDWHQWLLVLGSSLAIVPIVEIIKFIQRRSMHKQ, encoded by the coding sequence ATGCATGATGATGGAATTCAAAAGCCGTTATATCAAAGGACGACGCAAGAAGTTGAGTCTGACCTAAAGGCTGATATAGTGAATGGTTTGACGGGGAGCGATGCTGAGCAACGTTTAGAAGAGATAGGACCGAACCAATTAAAGGCTACTAAGAAAACAACATTATTTCAAAAATTTTTGAATCAGTTTAAAGATTTTATGATTGTAGTGTTGTTAGTGGCTGCATTAATTGCAGGTCTTACGGGAGAAGTGGCTGATGCACTGATCATTTTAGCCGTGGTGATTTTGAATGCTGTTTTTGGGGTATACCAAGAAGCAAAAGCAGATGAAGCTATTGAGGCGTTGCAGAAAATGTCTGCCCCAAATGCGAATGTTCGGCGTGATGGGGTGATTATGACATTGCCGGCGAGTGAACTGGTTCCTGGTGATATTGTTGCCTTGGAGGCAGGAGATGTGATTCCAGCTGATATGCGTTTGCTGGAGTCTGCATCATTGAAAATCGAAGAAGCAGCCCTTACTGGAGAGTCTGTACCGGTTGAAAAGCAGACCAGGGCTTTAACTGGGACCGATTTACCTTTGGGCGATCGGACTAATTTGGCTTTCATGAATTCAAATGTTACTTATGGCCGTGGCCTAGGAATCATTACAGGCACGGGAATGTCAACTGAAGTTGGTCATATTGCAGGAATGTTGGAATCAACAGAGGCAACTAAGACACCCTTACAAGTTAATTTATCAAAATTAGGAAAGTCGTTGACCTACTTAATTTTAATTATTGCCGTGGTGGTATTCATTGTTGGTATGTTAAGAACTCCAGAGACAGCGAGTGGTAATCGATTGGTTGATATGTTGCTAACAGCTATTTCGTTAGCCGTAGCCGCTATTCCAGAAGGGTTACCCGCAATTGTGACTATTACATTAGCATTGGGAACTAATCAGTTAGCTAAAAAACATGCTTTGATGCGCAAGTTGCCCGCCGTGGAAACGCTCGGTTCAACGCAAATTATTGGTTCCGATAAGACGGGAACGTTAACGCAAAATAAGATGACTGTCGAAAAATACTATGTTGATCAAAATTTGATTGATGCGCCAACTCCAGTGACTGGTTCGGCCGAGCAATTGGCTGATTTGATGGCGCTAAATAATGATACTAAAATTAATACTGATGGAGACAAATTGGGTGATCCGACTGAGACGGCTTTAATCACATTTAATGAAAGTCAGCATCGTAATTTAAAACAATTATTTGAAAATAATCCTCGGGTTGCAGAAATTCCGTTTGATTCAGAACGGAAATTAATGACAACGATTCATCCACACGTTGATCAATTTATGATTACGGTTAAAGGGGCGCCGGATGAATTGTTACGCCGGACCACGCATCGCTTAGATCATGATCAGACCGTGATGATGGAGATCGCAGATAAGGATGCAATTGGGGCAGTTAATGTGGCGATGGCCCAAGATGCTTTACGAGTGCTCGGGTTTGCTTATAAGTTGGTGGATGAAATTCCAACCAAACTTGAGTCAGATTTAGTGGAAAACGATTTGATCTTTGTTGGAATGATTGGAATGATTGATCCTGAGCGACCTGAAGTCGCCGGTGCGGTCGCGGAAGCTAAAAAGGCTGGAATTCGTACTTTGATGATCACGGGTGATCATAAAATTACAGCGGAGGCGATTTCTCGCCGTTTGGGAATTTTGAGTTCCGAACAAGGTAGTGATGCAGTCATTACGGGACGTGAACTAGATCAATTAGATGATGCTACATTTAAAGCTCGGGTATCACAATATAGCGTCTATGCGCGTGTAGCTCCCGAACACAAAGTTAGAATTGTCAAAGCGTGGCAATCGCAAGGACAAGTAGTTGCCATGACTGGTGATGGAGTCAATGATGCGCCGGCCTTGAAAACGGCTGATATTGGTGTAGCGATGGGAATTACGGGGACTGAGGTTTCAAAGGGAGCGGCGGATATGGTGCTTGCTGATGATAATTTTGCAACCATTGTCAATGCCGTAGAAGAAGGGCGTAAAGTCTTTTCTAATATTCAAAAATCAATTCAATATCTTCTTTCAGCTAACTTAGGTGAAGTATTGACCTTGTTTGTTATGACGATCATGGGTTGGAATATTTTGGCGCCAGTGCATATCCTTTGGATTAACTTAGTTACTGATACATTACCAGCAATTGCTCTGGGGATGGAGCCGGTCGAACCCGGAATCATGGAACGTAAGCCGCGAGGTCGAAACAGCGATTTCTTGTCCAATGGGCTTGGAAGTACGATTATCTATCAGGGATTAATTGAAGGTTTAATTACATTAGGTGTATATTGGTATGCAATCAATTTCCCAGTCCATGCTAGTGTGGGCGCCGCACATGCGGACGCCCTAACAATGGCATTTGCAACATTGGGATTAATTCAGTTATTCCATGCCTTTAATACTAAATCAATTTATCAATCAATATTTACAGTTGGGGTATTTAAAAATAAGACCTTCAATTGGGCTATTGTAATTGCTGCATTGGCTCTGGCCGTTACGATTGTGATGCCTGGATTAAATGACATTTTCCATGTAACACACTTGGATTGGCATCAATGGCTCTTAGTTTTGGGATCATCTTTGGCGATTGTTCCAATTGTCGAGATTATTAAATTCATCCAACGTCGTAGTATGCATAAGCAATAA
- a CDS encoding peptide MFS transporter, with translation MDTEQKQEKKFFGQPIGLSTLFMTEMWERFSYYGMRAILLYYMWHLIATGDLNITKAVAASIMAIYASMVYLTGALGGYLADRILGSRRAVFIGGIFIMFGHIVLSLPFGASALFTSIALIIIGTGLLKPNISSMVGSLYRPEDRRRDAGFSIFVFGINLGSFIAPLLVGWTQQNAGYHPAFGLAAIGMFLGLVQYYIGGKKNLPKDGLKPTDPLEAHEVKPLIIKTILGIVALGIILFVMTMMGWNDITDYINLLTFIAVLVPIYYFVQMLSSKKVTSKERSRVLAYIPLFLGAVLFWALEEQGSVVLATFAETRTLHSWFPAAWFQSLNPFFIMLYTPFFATMWTRWRKNAPSSPMKFAVGLIFAGASFLLLAIPGSLWGTATRVSPLWLLGSWALIIFGEMLISPVGLSVTTKLAPRAFNSQMMSLWFLAAAAGSALNAQFVGLYTPKTEVAYFLLFGIAAVVLGIIMMFLVKMVIRLMDGVD, from the coding sequence ATGGATACTGAACAAAAACAAGAAAAGAAATTTTTTGGACAACCAATTGGTTTGTCAACGTTATTTATGACAGAAATGTGGGAACGTTTTTCTTATTATGGAATGCGAGCCATTTTACTGTATTATATGTGGCATTTGATTGCGACAGGTGATTTAAATATAACTAAGGCCGTAGCTGCTTCAATTATGGCGATATATGCTTCGATGGTCTATTTGACCGGGGCCCTAGGTGGGTATTTGGCTGATCGAATTCTGGGTTCGAGGCGAGCGGTCTTCATTGGTGGAATTTTCATCATGTTTGGACATATCGTTTTGTCATTGCCGTTTGGAGCGAGTGCTTTATTTACGTCGATTGCCTTAATTATAATTGGAACCGGACTTTTGAAGCCCAATATTTCATCAATGGTTGGCTCACTATATCGTCCTGAAGATCGACGGCGAGATGCAGGATTCTCAATTTTTGTCTTTGGAATTAATTTAGGATCATTCATTGCACCACTATTGGTTGGTTGGACTCAGCAAAATGCTGGTTATCATCCGGCTTTCGGGTTGGCCGCGATTGGAATGTTCTTAGGATTGGTTCAATATTACATCGGTGGTAAGAAAAATTTACCAAAGGATGGTTTAAAGCCAACTGACCCGCTAGAAGCGCATGAAGTCAAGCCCTTGATTATTAAAACAATTTTAGGGATTGTAGCCTTAGGGATTATCTTATTTGTGATGACGATGATGGGTTGGAATGATATTACTGACTATATTAACTTGTTAACGTTTATTGCGGTACTAGTACCTATTTATTACTTTGTACAGATGCTTTCATCAAAGAAAGTGACTAGCAAAGAACGTTCACGAGTTTTGGCCTATATTCCGCTGTTTTTGGGAGCCGTCTTGTTTTGGGCCTTGGAAGAACAGGGATCTGTAGTATTGGCGACGTTTGCGGAAACACGAACGCTACATTCATGGTTCCCGGCAGCCTGGTTCCAGTCTTTGAATCCATTCTTCATTATGTTGTATACTCCATTCTTTGCAACGATGTGGACCCGTTGGCGTAAAAATGCGCCTTCGTCACCGATGAAATTTGCGGTCGGATTGATCTTTGCTGGGGCGTCTTTCTTGTTACTAGCTATTCCGGGTAGTCTTTGGGGAACTGCAACTCGCGTTTCACCATTATGGTTGTTGGGTTCGTGGGCTTTGATCATCTTTGGAGAAATGTTAATTTCACCAGTCGGCCTTTCGGTTACCACTAAATTAGCACCGCGAGCATTTAACTCGCAGATGATGTCACTCTGGTTCTTAGCTGCGGCAGCTGGATCAGCATTGAATGCACAATTTGTTGGTTTGTACACTCCGAAAACCGAAGTTGCATACTTCTTGCTCTTTGGAATCGCAGCAGTTGTTTTGGGAATTATTATGATGTTCCTTGTTAAAATGGTCATTCGTCTCATGGACGGAGTCGATTAA
- a CDS encoding Tex family protein, which yields MTNISIPELDLVTGIASELDLPKSKIKATTDLLQDGNTVPFIARYRKEATGNLDEVQIRDIQASSKRLEDLQARKLTVQKALVEQKVWSSALAERLVAADNLQQVEDFYLPYKQKRRTKATIAKEAGLMPFAQKIQSFPKDDLSQLAQTYVDAKKGLPDITAVFNGVHEIFAEVIGENAGLREWIRNFTQQNGTIQAKLKRGADDMDPKDVYALYYDFSQKVKQVQNHQILAMNRGEKAGVLSVGLDIDQLAIERYLKFRLVGSKQGAAADILVRAANDAYKRFIGPAIEREVRKQLTTVASQDAINVFGKNLYHLLMGAPLRGQVVLGFDPGIRTGSKLAVVDPNGKFLEKAVIYPHRAAKFDPAGAKKVIISLVQKYHVTLVAIGNGTASRESQQFIADLIKTDLPDLKYVVVNEAGASVYSASDIARAEFPDLQVEQRSAISIARRLQDPMAELIKIDPQAVGVGQYQHDLPTKELTEQLDQVLETSVNQVGVNLNTASPQLLMHIAGLTKTTAQNIIAYRDNNGAFQTRNELKKVAKLGPKAFEQAAGFLRIPSGKNSLDNTEIHPESYQVAKEILKRVTSNDEDERMLQLEALTTTTIAQELGIGLPTLQDIIDALKHPGRDLRDQATSAVLRSDVLTLKDLKPGMELQGTVRNVVDFGAFVDIGVHEDGLIHINEMVKNKHSRHKVNPHEQVAVGDIITVWVKEVDLKRERIGLTLFSENLVEK from the coding sequence ATGACGAATATATCAATTCCAGAATTAGATTTGGTCACCGGGATTGCATCTGAATTAGATCTTCCAAAATCAAAAATTAAAGCCACCACAGATTTGCTTCAGGATGGTAATACTGTCCCGTTTATCGCGCGTTATCGAAAAGAAGCCACAGGTAATTTAGATGAAGTGCAAATTCGGGATATTCAGGCTAGTAGTAAACGATTAGAAGATTTACAAGCGCGTAAGTTAACGGTTCAAAAGGCGCTTGTTGAACAGAAAGTTTGGAGCTCAGCTCTGGCGGAACGTTTGGTCGCTGCTGATAATTTACAACAGGTTGAAGATTTTTATTTGCCATATAAGCAAAAACGTAGAACGAAGGCTACGATCGCAAAAGAGGCCGGCTTAATGCCGTTTGCACAAAAAATTCAAAGCTTCCCGAAAGATGATTTAAGTCAACTTGCCCAGACCTATGTAGATGCTAAAAAAGGATTGCCAGATATTACGGCTGTTTTTAATGGCGTTCATGAAATTTTTGCCGAAGTGATCGGTGAGAATGCAGGTCTTCGTGAATGGATTCGAAATTTCACACAACAAAATGGAACTATCCAGGCCAAGCTTAAACGCGGGGCTGACGATATGGATCCGAAAGATGTTTATGCGCTCTATTATGACTTTAGTCAGAAGGTCAAACAAGTACAGAATCATCAAATCCTGGCCATGAATCGGGGCGAAAAAGCGGGCGTGCTTTCAGTTGGGTTAGATATTGATCAGTTAGCAATTGAGCGCTATCTAAAATTCCGGTTAGTGGGTAGTAAGCAAGGTGCAGCTGCTGATATTTTAGTACGGGCGGCAAACGATGCCTATAAGCGGTTTATTGGTCCAGCGATTGAGCGTGAAGTGCGCAAGCAATTAACGACAGTCGCTAGCCAAGATGCGATTAATGTTTTTGGTAAAAATTTGTATCACCTCCTAATGGGGGCTCCGCTACGTGGACAAGTTGTTTTGGGATTTGACCCAGGAATTCGAACGGGATCGAAGCTTGCAGTTGTAGACCCAAATGGTAAATTTTTGGAAAAAGCGGTTATATATCCGCACCGGGCCGCTAAGTTTGATCCAGCGGGTGCCAAAAAGGTGATTATTAGCTTAGTACAAAAGTATCATGTAACTTTGGTTGCAATCGGAAATGGAACAGCGTCGCGTGAATCACAGCAATTTATTGCGGATTTGATTAAAACGGATTTGCCAGATTTGAAATATGTAGTGGTAAATGAGGCGGGGGCCTCGGTTTATTCAGCCTCTGATATTGCACGAGCTGAGTTCCCAGATCTGCAGGTTGAACAACGTTCGGCCATTTCAATTGCACGACGGCTCCAAGACCCGATGGCTGAGTTGATTAAAATTGATCCACAAGCCGTGGGAGTTGGGCAATATCAGCATGATTTACCTACCAAAGAATTAACGGAACAGTTGGATCAGGTCTTAGAGACATCAGTTAATCAGGTGGGGGTTAATTTAAATACTGCCTCACCGCAATTACTCATGCATATTGCGGGTTTGACTAAGACTACTGCTCAAAATATTATTGCCTATCGTGATAATAATGGAGCTTTTCAAACGAGAAATGAGCTGAAAAAAGTTGCTAAATTAGGACCGAAGGCGTTTGAGCAAGCAGCAGGCTTTTTAAGAATTCCCAGTGGTAAAAATAGTTTGGACAATACAGAAATTCACCCAGAATCGTATCAAGTGGCCAAGGAAATATTAAAGCGGGTTACAAGTAACGATGAGGATGAACGCATGCTTCAATTAGAAGCATTAACGACAACTACGATCGCGCAAGAACTGGGAATTGGACTACCCACGCTCCAAGATATTATTGATGCCTTAAAGCATCCTGGACGCGACCTCAGAGATCAAGCGACTAGTGCGGTCTTAAGATCAGATGTGCTAACGCTAAAAGATTTAAAACCGGGGATGGAGTTGCAGGGGACAGTCCGTAATGTTGTCGACTTTGGGGCATTCGTTGATATCGGGGTCCATGAAGATGGGTTGATTCATATTAATGAGATGGTAAAAAATAAGCATTCGCGACATAAAGTTAATCCACACGAGCAGGTGGCAGTTGGTGATATTATCACAGTTTGGGTTAAAGAAGTTGACTTGAAGCGTGAGCGGATTGGGTTAACTTTGTTTTCAGAGAATCTGGTGGAAAAGTAA
- the smpB gene encoding SsrA-binding protein SmpB, producing the protein MAKPKKNTQQYLATNNKARYNYAIGATYDAGMALTGTEIKSVRAGQMTIADGFVQIRHGEAWLDNVNIAPYAQGNQFNHEPLRPRRLLLHKRELQQLERSSSEAGVTIVPLKVYLKHGFAKILIGVGTGKRRFDKRETIKKRDQDRDLQRKFKGSIR; encoded by the coding sequence ATGGCAAAACCTAAAAAAAATACTCAACAATATTTAGCGACGAATAATAAAGCTCGTTATAATTATGCTATTGGAGCGACTTATGATGCAGGGATGGCACTCACGGGAACGGAGATTAAATCCGTGCGCGCAGGCCAGATGACCATTGCCGATGGTTTTGTTCAGATTCGACATGGAGAGGCTTGGTTGGACAATGTTAATATTGCCCCTTACGCACAGGGAAATCAATTTAATCATGAACCATTGCGCCCCCGGCGGTTGTTGTTACATAAACGTGAATTACAACAATTAGAGCGATCATCCTCTGAAGCGGGGGTGACGATTGTCCCTTTGAAAGTTTATTTGAAACATGGTTTCGCAAAAATTTTAATCGGTGTGGGGACGGGTAAACGACGGTTTGATAAACGTGAAACTATTAAAAAACGTGATCAAGATCGGGATCTGCAACGTAAATTTAAGGGCAGTATTCGGTAG
- a CDS encoding C45 family autoproteolytic acyltransferase/hydolase, translating to MKKILMWCGLLLLILVVGGGLLLRNELTTLATMKKINNKPFYEMNYRGDYALDKLLKKGVNNDQELADFATGQLLHGLPVKIKVPNLGCTTFNAKTPEGKATFARNLDLDDAPVMVVRTKPKNAYESISVVDPGLLGIKSNEMNQPMARLMTLVAPYIPLDGLNEKGLSAAVLELDGPTTNQQTDKPGINTSVAIRMILDKAKTTDEAVKLLEKYDMHSSAKATYHFQIADRQGKSVIVEYINNKMQVLPADKSYQVATNFYLSPDKYNQGSGQDRYAIASQQLEAKKGILTPQASMNILQAAHLDTKEPNGKVLATQWSAVYEQDKLRLNIAVGHNYKQIYHFNVH from the coding sequence ATGAAAAAAATATTAATGTGGTGTGGTTTATTATTATTAATTTTAGTTGTTGGGGGCGGTCTTTTGCTTCGAAATGAATTGACCACTTTAGCGACGATGAAAAAAATTAATAATAAGCCGTTTTATGAGATGAATTACCGAGGTGACTATGCACTGGATAAACTGTTAAAGAAGGGAGTGAATAACGATCAAGAATTAGCCGATTTTGCGACGGGGCAATTATTACACGGATTACCTGTTAAGATTAAAGTGCCCAATTTGGGATGTACTACCTTTAATGCTAAAACACCCGAAGGCAAGGCCACCTTTGCTCGTAATTTGGATCTGGATGATGCGCCAGTGATGGTGGTTCGAACGAAGCCTAAAAATGCTTATGAAAGTATTTCGGTGGTCGATCCAGGGTTGTTGGGGATCAAATCTAATGAAATGAATCAACCAATGGCGCGCCTAATGACATTGGTGGCACCATACATCCCCCTCGATGGGTTGAACGAAAAAGGGTTAAGTGCGGCAGTATTAGAGTTAGATGGACCAACGACAAACCAGCAAACCGATAAGCCGGGGATTAACACGAGTGTAGCAATTCGAATGATATTAGATAAAGCCAAGACAACCGATGAAGCAGTTAAATTACTTGAAAAATATGATATGCATAGTTCAGCCAAAGCGACTTACCATTTTCAAATTGCCGATCGGCAAGGTAAAAGTGTAATTGTCGAGTATATTAATAATAAGATGCAGGTGCTGCCGGCTGATAAGAGCTATCAAGTAGCAACTAATTTTTATTTAAGTCCCGATAAATATAATCAAGGTTCAGGACAAGACCGCTACGCGATTGCTAGTCAGCAACTAGAAGCGAAAAAAGGCATTTTAACTCCGCAAGCGTCGATGAATATTCTACAAGCAGCGCATTTAGATACAAAAGAACCGAATGGAAAAGTGTTAGCGACTCAGTGGAGTGCAGTTTATGAACAGGATAAGTTAAGGCTTAATATTGCAGTTGGACATAATTATAAGCAGATATATCATTTTAATGTACATTGA
- a CDS encoding GNAT family N-acetyltransferase codes for MNQADRFKLEIKQTSSLTALELLEIMQARVAVFVVEQDCPYQEIDAKDEAAWHVILKEEDKMVAYARIVGHDDGVSISFGRVLVVKPYRQMHLGRTIVMAALTEIEERFPEKTVKIAAQEYLRKFYETFGFKAQSEVYLEDGIPHLDMILEK; via the coding sequence ATGAATCAAGCAGATCGCTTTAAACTTGAAATTAAGCAGACGTCGTCATTAACAGCCCTTGAGTTGCTGGAAATTATGCAGGCACGGGTTGCGGTTTTTGTGGTGGAACAAGATTGTCCGTATCAAGAAATCGATGCTAAGGATGAAGCTGCATGGCACGTAATTTTAAAAGAAGAAGACAAAATGGTGGCTTACGCCCGCATTGTAGGTCATGACGATGGAGTATCAATTAGCTTTGGTCGAGTGCTAGTAGTTAAACCTTACCGACAAATGCATCTCGGCCGAACCATCGTTATGGCAGCTTTAACAGAGATTGAGGAACGTTTCCCAGAAAAGACAGTTAAAATTGCAGCTCAAGAATATTTACGTAAATTTTATGAAACCTTTGGCTTTAAAGCGCAATCGGAAGTTTACTTGGAAGATGGGATTCCGCACCTAGATATGATTTTAGAAAAATAA